The Lacticaseibacillus rhamnosus DNA window TGAACCATGGTGTTGCCGTCGTGTCCATGGTGCTGATTCTGATGGTGACGATGGTTTACGGCTCAATTCTCGCGCAGGAAATCGCGACGGAAAAAGGCTCACGGATTATGGAGATTCTTCTATCATCCGTCAGTGCCACGACTCAGTTCTTCGGTAAGCTGGCCGGGATCTTCGCCTTGTTATTGACACAGCTGGCAATTTATCTTGTTGCCGGATTGATTGGTTGGCAATTTCTTAAAAACCAAAGCATGGTCGCAGGGGTCTTGAAACAGTTTGATTTCTCGATTCTATTTTCCGGGACTACCGGTATGATCGCGATTTTCTTTGTTATTGGAACACTAACATTTTCGGTGTTAGCTGCTTTGACAGGTTCGCTAGTTTCCAATCAGGAGCAGGTGCAACAAGCTGCTATGCCGATTAGCATGTTGGGGTTGGTTGGCTACTTCATTACCATTGCCGCGCAGTCAGGTGATTCAATGCTTGCTCAAATAGCCAGTTATGTGCCGTTTTTAAATGTCTTCGTGATGCCGACGCAAATGTCACTGGGACGAGCAAGTATGGGCGAGGCGTGGATCAGTATTGCAATTAGCATCGCCTTCTTGGCCCTGTTTACAATGTTCACGGTCAAAGTCTATCGCAATAATGTGTTGGTTTACTCAGGCTCCGGCTTATGGCAGTCAATGAAGACATCCTTTAGCATCTGGAAGTCAGAGCGGCATGTCGTGAAAAAATAAGCTGAAAAAGAAATTGTGAACGCCTGACTGAACGGGTAAATAAAAATGGCTGGCAAAGATGCATTTTAACATTTGACGATCAGCGTGCTGTTTACAATTTGAAAATAAAAACGAGTGCAATTTTTCGTGTTAAGCTGCAGCGAAAATTGCACTCGTTTTTTAGTTTTATACGCTAATTTGTTAAGCTTCAGCCTGCTTTAGCTAACTTCATCATGGCTTTAGTCTGCGCTTCGCCAAAATGTTCATTTTCGGCAATGAGGATTCTTGCACACGCATAACTGTCCGCTAAGGCGTTGTGATGGTGCTCAAGCGGAATCTTGAGTGCAGCACTGACTGTATCCAAACGATGATTCGGTAACTTTGGTAAAAACTGCCGTGATGTTTTAACCGTATCAATGACCTGATAGCGTGGCGCGGCAATGCCATAGCGATCAAGTGTCAAGCGCAATACGGAAACGTCAAACGGTGCGTTGTGGGCGGTGACAATCCGACCAGGCGTATAAAACATTTGAATATGCGGCCAAACCCGATCAAAAGTCGGCTGGTCTTGAACCATATCAGGTGTAATCCCGTGAATCCGAATGTTTTGCGGGTCAAATTGCATCTGCGGGTTGATCAGTGTGTAAAAACTGTCAACAACTCGATTTTGTTGCACGACGACTAAGGCAAGCGAGCAAGCCGAAGCCCGTTTGCGATTTGCCGTTTCAAAATCCATCGCAATAAAATCCATGTCATCTTCTCCTAAACTAAATCCTGAGTCACCAATTCGACAGGACAGTGATCGCTGCCCATAATTTGCGTTAAAATCTTAGCATCCTGAATGTAAGGTTGAAAGGCTGAGCTGGCGACAAAATAATCAATCCGCCAGCCGGCATTGTTAGCTCGCGCGTGGAAGCGATAACTCCACCAGGAATATGTGACCGTATCCGGGTAAAAATGGCGGAACGTATCAATGAAGCCACTATTGAGCTGTTTGGTAAAATCAGCCCGCTCTTCATCGGTAAAGCCGGCGTTGTGGTGATTGGTTTTGTCATTTTTCAGGTCGATGGGTTCATGGGCAACGTTTAAATCACCACAGTAAACGAGTGGTTTCTTTGCTGCCAGTTCATTCGTGTACGCGAGAAAATCCCGATCCCACTGTTGGCGATAGTCGAGTCGTTTGAGCTCGCCACCGGAATTAGGCGTATAGACCGTCATTAAATAAAACTTGGGATATTCAAGCGTAATGATCCGCCCTTCGGTATCATGTTCAGGGATGCCCATGCCATACGTGACATTCAGCGGCTTGTGCTTAGTAA harbors:
- a CDS encoding 3'-5' exonuclease, with the translated sequence MDFIAMDFETANRKRASACSLALVVVQQNRVVDSFYTLINPQMQFDPQNIRIHGITPDMVQDQPTFDRVWPHIQMFYTPGRIVTAHNAPFDVSVLRLTLDRYGIAAPRYQVIDTVKTSRQFLPKLPNHRLDTVSAALKIPLEHHHNALADSYACARILIAENEHFGEAQTKAMMKLAKAG
- a CDS encoding exodeoxyribonuclease III; its protein translation is MKMISWNVNGLRAVLKKDFMTIFNELDADWFCLQETKMQAGQVELDLPGYYQYFNYAERKGYSGTAIFTKHKPLNVTYGMGIPEHDTEGRIITLEYPKFYLMTVYTPNSGGELKRLDYRQQWDRDFLAYTNELAAKKPLVYCGDLNVAHEPIDLKNDKTNHHNAGFTDEERADFTKQLNSGFIDTFRHFYPDTVTYSWWSYRFHARANNAGWRIDYFVASSAFQPYIQDAKILTQIMGSDHCPVELVTQDLV
- a CDS encoding ABC transporter permease, with amino-acid sequence MHKFWVVMSQVYKKNVKSGSWIFLVLSPLLFLAIGVGIAFYVAKTQAPAQVAVVSDVSAVGQALSKQSTDDLKFKVYSSDKKANAALNDEKIDGVLTVKAADHFRSHYVARDNGQTVDTSTLVTALSGLKLSSTAASMHLTPAQVTALTQPPVVTSKTVAIEDGKQVPKSDSTQLMNHGVAVVSMVLILMVTMVYGSILAQEIATEKGSRIMEILLSSVSATTQFFGKLAGIFALLLTQLAIYLVAGLIGWQFLKNQSMVAGVLKQFDFSILFSGTTGMIAIFFVIGTLTFSVLAALTGSLVSNQEQVQQAAMPISMLGLVGYFITIAAQSGDSMLAQIASYVPFLNVFVMPTQMSLGRASMGEAWISIAISIAFLALFTMFTVKVYRNNVLVYSGSGLWQSMKTSFSIWKSERHVVKK